CGCACAGCAGGGAGCAGACCTCGGCACCGGAAGCCTGTGCTCTGGAACCATGGTGGTGGTGAACACTGGACGCCCTGCAGGTGAAAGCATCAGCACCCTGCAACAGGGTTTCCCGGAAGCAGAAGGACATGTGGACCCCAAAACACTGCCCGGAGTTGAAGCCACTTCTGCTTATCCTGCACACCTGATCGCTGTTGGCGCTCCCGCGGCTTTCTCCAGGAATCTCAATGGTGCAGGCGTGGAAATAGCCATTCTGGACACAGGAGTCAATGCCATTTCTGGCACCACCCTCCTTCCCGGGCGTGATTTTGTGGCTGTTGATGACAACCCCGCAGATGAATTCATTGGAACAGGGACTTCAAATGGACATGGAACACAGGTGGCAATGCTTGCAGCAGGCAAGACTCAGGGGGTGGCTCAAGGTGCAAAAATTCGTGCGGTTCGGGTCTGTGATAAAGACGGCAAATGCGACATGGAAAAGGTCTTTATCGGGACATGCTGGGCACTTAAGAACGCTGTGGACCGCAATCGACTGGTCCTGAACCTGAGTCTGGGCAGCGAAACGCCAGTCAATCTGTTTGCCGACCTCTTCAAGGAAGCCAACAGTTATGGCACCCTGATTGCTGTTGCTGGTGGCAACCAGGGCCAGAAAGGCAACATTCCCCAGTACCCTGCAGGCTTTGCACCCAAAGTTCTGGGCATGGTTTCTGTCTCTGGTGTCAACGGCAACACCCCTGCTGCAGACGCCACCCGCGCCAACTACAACAGCATTGCTGCACCTTTCACCTTCCGCCTGCAGAACCTGCAGGGCAGCTTCAGCAGCTACGCTGGAACCAGTTTCTCCACCCCGATGGTCGCTGGTGCAATGGCCCTGTGGCGTCAGAAGAACCCCAGCTGGTCTCCTGCAGAAATCGTCAAGGACATGAAAGCAAAAGCCCGTGTTCCCTCTGGATGGGTCAGTGGTTATGGAACGGGCATTCTGGACATGAGTGTTGCTCCCTGATTCACCAGACAACAAATCAAAAAGCCTGCCCTTTGAAGGGCAGGCTTTCAAGTTTCAGCAAAGATCAAGCAGTGGGAATGATTCTGCAGGTGGGGTTGCTGTAAGGGCAACTTGCCTCCTGCGTGGGTTCGGACTTGAGGGTTGCGAAACCAAATGCACCTGCAGCAACACCGAAAATGGAAAGGGCCAGCACGATTTTCTTGAGGTTTTTCATGGATATATTCTCCTTTCGATTGAGCTGACTCAGTATATTCAGGAGAAAACCCATAAAAAATAGGGGGGTTTCCTGATTCAAAAAGAACTGGCATGTGCTGTATATGGGTTCATTCAGGTTGCAGGTGACCGCCGTTCTTGACTCTCTCTGGCATTCCCCCTAGAGTAAAGCATGATGTTGACCGCTCTCCCTCTTCAAAGCAGGCAAAGACGTTCGCCGTTTTTTGCTGCCCTGAGCGGTCCGTAGCCTAGAGAAGAAGCTACCGCCGCTCGCATTTTCATGGTGCGAGCGGCTTTTTTCATGTGAGGAGAACCATGCTGCAAGAAGCCAGAACACAGATTCAGCAAGCAGGAAACCTGGAAGCCCTGCAAACCGTGAAAACCCATTACCTGGGCAAGAACGGTGAGGTCACCAGACAGCTCAAAAGCCTGGGTGCCCTGAGCCCCGAAGAGCGCAAAGTCAAAGGCCAGGAGATCAATCTTCTGAAGCAGGAGATCGACGGCCTGATCTCTGCCCGCGAGGCCGAGCTCAAAGAAGCAGCCCTGCAGGCCAAGCTCGCCAGTGAGGCCATCGATGTGACCCTGCCTGCCCTGTCCCTGCCCAGTGGGGGCCTGCACATCATCACCCGCATTCTCGATGACCTGTCGGACATCTTCACCCGCATGGGCTACAACGTGGTGGAAGGCAATGAGATGGAAGATGACGCCTACAACTTCCAGCACCTCAACATCCCCTGGTACCACCCTGCCCGTGACCTGTGGGACACCTTCTGGCTGAAAGATGGCCGCCTGCTGCGCACCCACACCAGCCCCATGCAGATCCGCTACATGCTGGAGCACAGTGCTCCCCTGAAGATCGTGGTTCCCGGCAAGGTGTACCGCTATGAGGCCACCGATGCCACCCACGAGAGCATGTTCCATCAGCTTGAAGGTCTGGTGGTGGGAGACAACATCTCCATGGCCGACCTGAAAGGCACCATCGCAGAACTGGCCCGGGGTCTGTTTGGTCCGAAGGCAAAAGTGCGCTTCCAGCCCAGTTTCTACCCCTTCGTGGAGCCTGGTGCAGACTTCGCCGTGTGGTGGGAGAACCCCAGAGGCGAGAGCAAATGGCTGGAACTCGGGGGCTGCGGGATGGTCCACCCCAACGTTTTCAAGGCTGTCGATGACCTGCGGGAACAGCGTGGCCTGCCCCGCATGTATGAGGGCAAAACCGGATTCGCTTTCGGTCTCGGTCCAGAGCGCATTGCCATGCTGAAATACGGCATGCCCGACATCCGTTACTTCTACGCGAACGACCTGCGGGTGCTGGGGCAATTCAAGGGTGAACTGCAGTGATCAAGCTCAAAAAAGCCCTGATGGCCGCCCTGGCCACCCTGTCTCTGGGCAGCCTTTCAGCCCAGGCAGAAAGCTTTGTGCTGGTCTACCACCGCATCGGGGTTTCAGGCGGACTGACCCTGGGGCTGTCTCCAGAGGCACTTCAGAAGCAGGTGCTGGAACTCAAAGACCAGGGATACAGCTTTATTCTGGCCTCTCAGGTGAAAAGCTGCACCGGGCGCTGTGTGATCGTCACCATCGACGATGGGTATGAAGATGTGTACACCCAGGCGTTTCCTGCATTGAAAGAACTGGGCATTCCAGCCACCTTCTTTGTGATCACCGAAAAAGTGGGCACCGAGGGCTTTGTGACCTGGGAGCAACTGAAGGAGATGCAGGCAGCAGGATGGGAAATCCAGTCTCATACAGCCAGCCACGCCCGTCTGATCGACCTTCCTCCAGCTGAGATTCGTGCAGAGCTGCAAAAAAGCAAAGACACCCTGGAAGCAAATCTGGGAACCCCTGTTCCCTGTGTGGCCTATCCATACGGGTTGCATGACGCCCGCATCCGCAAAATCACTGCAGAGGTGTACGGTTGCGGTTTCGGGACCCTGTTTGGCCTGAATTCCAACTCCACCGATGAACTGGCGTATTACCGACCTTTCAGCAGCCCGCTGGATGACATGGGCATCCTGCCGTTCAGGGCCCAGACCGGGCTGGACCACACGGCCCTCTTCATGTTGCTTCCCCTGGCAGACTGGCAACTGGGTACACCTGTCAACACCCGGGATTCCAGCCTCAACCCTGCCCCCTACACCCTGCTGGGAGACATGGAATACCACCTGGATGTCGGCTGGGGACAGAGGCAACACACCCTCAAGTACCGCTCCCATGATTTCAGCGTCCAGGCTGACCTGCACCGGGGCATCCAGAGCTACAACGAAATCACCGCCAGTTACCACCTTGAACCCATCACCCTCGGGGTGGGTTACGGCAACGGTGGGGTTGTGCTCGGTGCCAGTGCCAACCTGCTCGATTACGGTGAAGCCTACGGCTACTACATGCCTTCGACGGCAGATTACGGGTTTGGGGCGGAGCTCCTTCCCCTTCCCTACCTGCGCCTGAAGACCAGTTATGGCAGCAAGGACGGACTGATGGGATCTGCAGAATACGCCCTGCCTTTCACCGAGGGAGAAGGCCGTCCCTTCCGCATCAATCTGGACTATGACCACCAGAAGTGGATGGTGGGCGGAAGTGCCTTCCTGGGCAGCTTCAAATTCAAAGTCTCCAGCGATTTCCGAACCACCGCAAAAGTCTCATTCTCGGCGCTCTGGTGAGCGCACGCTACAGAAGGTGAGCCCATGAAAATTCCTTACAGCTGGCTGAAAGAACTGCTTCCTGCCGTTCCGACTGCCCATGAACTTGAACCCCTGCTGGCCCAGCTTGGCCTGCCTGTCGAAGAAATCGTGGATGTTCCTGCCCCTCCTGCCGGAGTGCTTTACGGCGAGGTCCTCACCTGTGAGCCCATGGAAGGCACCCAGCTTCACAAACTGACCGTGAATGTGGGCGAGGAGCAGACCATCGTGACCGGAGCTCCCAACGCCCGTGCAGGGGTGGGTGTGGCTGTGGTTGCCCCTGGGGTCACCCTTGGAGAGGTCACTTACGGCATTCGCAAGATGCAAGGGATTGACTCCTGGGGCATGTGTGCGAGTGCCAGAGAACTCGGGATCGGTGAAGGGGCCAGTGGCCTGCTGCTGCTCCCTCTGGGCACGGCCCGTCCCGGTGTGGAACTGAAGGACCTCTGGGCTGCAGATGAAGTGCTGGATGTGGAGGTCACCCCCAACCGCGCCGATGCCCTGAGCGTGCTCGGGGTGGCCCGTGACCTCGCCGCCTATCTGAACCTGGAACTGGTGCTGCCCAGCAAGGGTCTGGAGCCCCAGGGGGCAGGCGAAGTCAAACTGACCGTCACCCAGGAGAAAACCATCCTGCACAAAGATCCCGAGAACAAACCCCGTCTGGGCTGTGACCACTTCGTGGCCCGAACGGTCAGCGGTGCCCAGAACGGTCCCAGCCCTCTGTGGCTGCAGCGTCGCCTGATGCTCTCTGGCATGCGTCCCATCAATGCCATTGTGGACATCAGCAATTACGTGATGCTGGAACTGGGACAGCCCACTGCTTTCTATGATGCCCGTGACCTGCCTGGCAAAGAGATCATGGTGAATTACTCTGGCAACGAGACTGCAAAAGCCCTCGATGGAGCAGACCATGAGCTGGTCGAAGGCCAGGATGCTGTCATTCGCAACGGCGAAGGGCAGGTCATTGGAATTGCAGGAATCATGGGGGGGCACCTGGGCCGCGTGGTGGATGACACCAGCGATGTGGTCATTGAGGCAGCGCACTTCGACCCCGTGCGTTTGCGCCGCACCTCCACCCGTCTGGGCCTGAAGACCGACGCTGTGTACCGTTATGAGCGTGGTGTGGACCCCAGCCTTCCCCTGTGGGCCGCAAACCGCATTGCAGAACTGCTCAGGGACGTGACCGGAGCCACCGTGCATGATGGGGCCACCATCGTGGACCACCGTGAACCCATTCAGGACATCCTGCTGGATGCTGATTACGCCCGCAGACTGCTGGGCCTGGACATCGACAACGAGACCATGGGTCAGGCAATGGAAAAACTCGGGGCAAAAGTGACCCTGGATGGGAACACCCTGCGGATCACCCCACCATCGTGGCGCATCGACATGCTGATCCCAGAAGATGCCATCGAGGAAATTGCCCGCATCTACGGCTACGACAAGCTGAACGAAACCCTCCCCACCCTCCAGGTGAACGAGGACAACATCGGGGCAGACCGGGAAAGCCGCCTGCGCCGCGAAGTGAAGCAGGTCTTCTCTGGCCTGGGCTTCCAGGAGGTGGTGACCTACACCTTCACCAACCTGGAAGAGGCAAAAGCGGCCCGCGCTCCCGAGCCTGTGGTGGAACTGCGAAACCCCCTCACCTCTGACCGCACCCACATGCGCACGGCCCTGTACCCCAGCCTCTTGAAAGTCGCCCAGACCAACAAGGACGAGGCCCGACTCCTGATCTTCGAAGTGGGACACATCTTCCCGAAAGAGGGTGAGACCGAGCGCCTTGGTGCC
This genomic interval from Deinococcus cellulosilyticus NBRC 106333 = KACC 11606 contains the following:
- a CDS encoding S8 family peptidase, with product MKHWWMIFGVLLASCGAQVAPVKEAPAEIAQVNPQAILPLKLSSTWASPNETLTGTINATTPTTGTAYVIYQNQLNTSLQLTSTATFIGSGKLKITIPRSLRGGQWNVYVYYAGNYYLSGLNVAGYDTNGQYMMLLPGYVSASTIITRLSQLGYTNYQIINLAQQGADLGTGSLCSGTMVVVNTGRPAGESISTLQQGFPEAEGHVDPKTLPGVEATSAYPAHLIAVGAPAAFSRNLNGAGVEIAILDTGVNAISGTTLLPGRDFVAVDDNPADEFIGTGTSNGHGTQVAMLAAGKTQGVAQGAKIRAVRVCDKDGKCDMEKVFIGTCWALKNAVDRNRLVLNLSLGSETPVNLFADLFKEANSYGTLIAVAGGNQGQKGNIPQYPAGFAPKVLGMVSVSGVNGNTPAADATRANYNSIAAPFTFRLQNLQGSFSSYAGTSFSTPMVAGAMALWRQKNPSWSPAEIVKDMKAKARVPSGWVSGYGTGILDMSVAP
- the pheS gene encoding phenylalanine--tRNA ligase subunit alpha — translated: MLQEARTQIQQAGNLEALQTVKTHYLGKNGEVTRQLKSLGALSPEERKVKGQEINLLKQEIDGLISAREAELKEAALQAKLASEAIDVTLPALSLPSGGLHIITRILDDLSDIFTRMGYNVVEGNEMEDDAYNFQHLNIPWYHPARDLWDTFWLKDGRLLRTHTSPMQIRYMLEHSAPLKIVVPGKVYRYEATDATHESMFHQLEGLVVGDNISMADLKGTIAELARGLFGPKAKVRFQPSFYPFVEPGADFAVWWENPRGESKWLELGGCGMVHPNVFKAVDDLREQRGLPRMYEGKTGFAFGLGPERIAMLKYGMPDIRYFYANDLRVLGQFKGELQ
- a CDS encoding polysaccharide deacetylase family protein, producing MIKLKKALMAALATLSLGSLSAQAESFVLVYHRIGVSGGLTLGLSPEALQKQVLELKDQGYSFILASQVKSCTGRCVIVTIDDGYEDVYTQAFPALKELGIPATFFVITEKVGTEGFVTWEQLKEMQAAGWEIQSHTASHARLIDLPPAEIRAELQKSKDTLEANLGTPVPCVAYPYGLHDARIRKITAEVYGCGFGTLFGLNSNSTDELAYYRPFSSPLDDMGILPFRAQTGLDHTALFMLLPLADWQLGTPVNTRDSSLNPAPYTLLGDMEYHLDVGWGQRQHTLKYRSHDFSVQADLHRGIQSYNEITASYHLEPITLGVGYGNGGVVLGASANLLDYGEAYGYYMPSTADYGFGAELLPLPYLRLKTSYGSKDGLMGSAEYALPFTEGEGRPFRINLDYDHQKWMVGGSAFLGSFKFKVSSDFRTTAKVSFSALW
- the pheT gene encoding phenylalanine--tRNA ligase subunit beta → MKIPYSWLKELLPAVPTAHELEPLLAQLGLPVEEIVDVPAPPAGVLYGEVLTCEPMEGTQLHKLTVNVGEEQTIVTGAPNARAGVGVAVVAPGVTLGEVTYGIRKMQGIDSWGMCASARELGIGEGASGLLLLPLGTARPGVELKDLWAADEVLDVEVTPNRADALSVLGVARDLAAYLNLELVLPSKGLEPQGAGEVKLTVTQEKTILHKDPENKPRLGCDHFVARTVSGAQNGPSPLWLQRRLMLSGMRPINAIVDISNYVMLELGQPTAFYDARDLPGKEIMVNYSGNETAKALDGADHELVEGQDAVIRNGEGQVIGIAGIMGGHLGRVVDDTSDVVIEAAHFDPVRLRRTSTRLGLKTDAVYRYERGVDPSLPLWAANRIAELLRDVTGATVHDGATIVDHREPIQDILLDADYARRLLGLDIDNETMGQAMEKLGAKVTLDGNTLRITPPSWRIDMLIPEDAIEEIARIYGYDKLNETLPTLQVNEDNIGADRESRLRREVKQVFSGLGFQEVVTYTFTNLEEAKAARAPEPVVELRNPLTSDRTHMRTALYPSLLKVAQTNKDEARLLIFEVGHIFPKEGETERLGALMRGPLATGNWQKGIASDFYTFKALLEGVAATLGADFQLKAVKENAPEYLHPGIVGEVLWNGQSIGHMGQVHPAVAFNLGLKADLYLLDVQMPLPGREWTFSDVNRNPAALRDLAIIASKSVSYGEIEDLIHAHGGSLLEKVDVFDVYSGAPIPEGQRSIAVRLTYRGSRTLQDTEVNTDLQSLIGSLKTAGLSIREQ